From the genome of Denticeps clupeoides chromosome 4, fDenClu1.1, whole genome shotgun sequence, one region includes:
- the adgrl2b.1 gene encoding adhesion G protein-coupled receptor L2b.1 isoform X4: protein MARVLGRCPCLHWFLLALALLQCSEAFSRAALPFGLVRRELSCEGYPIDLRCPGSDVIMIETANYGRTDNKICDADPFQMENVNCYLPDAYKIISQRCNNRTQCVVITGSDVFPDPCPGTYKYLEVQYECVPYKVEQKVFICPGTLRAVGEPSFAFEAEQQAGAWCKDPLQAGDKLYFMPWTPYRTDTLIEYSSLEDFRSGRQTTTYKLPHRVDGTGFVAYDGAIFFNKERTRNIVKFDLRTRIKSGEAIVANANYHDTSPYRWGGKTDIDLAVDEQGLWVIYATEQNNGRIVLSQLNPYTLRFEATWDTAYDKRSASNAFMVCGVLHVVRSTYEENESEASKSQIDYIYNTKLSQGEYADVLFPNQQQYIAAVDYNPRDNQLYVWNNFYILRYDLEFGPPDPGEVPAATDQVLTTALPRVTTVTASAAASTGPRGPPNATAPADPREGRPVDPPADPQATPQPEPAEGPASPKRFCEGTVQRGISWPQTHRGVNVERPCPKGTRGIASYLCTAAGGTWSTKGPDLSNCTSHWVAQVAQKIRSGENAANLANELAHHTQGPVFAGDVSSSVRLMEQLVDILDAQLQELQPKEKDSAGRSFNKAIVDTVDNLLRSEALVSWKDMNSTEQTHAATMLLDTLEEGAFVLADNLIEPAVVKVPAENILLDVYVLSTDGQVTDFRFPQTSRAGAAIQLTANTVKLNSKNGVAKLVFVLYKHLGQFLTVENATMKLSTEVGGQNLTLTVNSHILSASINKESSRVFVSEPIVFTLEHLDTEHYFNPNCSFWNYSERSMLGYWSTQGCKLLDTNKTHTTCSCSHLTNFAILMAHRGNVTQEEGSVHELLLTVITRMGIAVSLVCLAISIFTFCFFGGLQSDRNTIHKNLCINLFLAELIFLVGINMTEPKIVCSVIAAFLHFFFLAAFVWMCLEGVQLYLMLVEVFESEYSRRKYYYVSGYLLPALVVGISAAIDHRSYGTKRACWLRVDNHFIWSFIGPVTFIITLNLIFLVVTMYKMVKHSTSMKPDSSRLESIRSWVLGAFGLLCLLGLTWSFGLFFLSESSVVMAYLFTIFNTMQGMFIFIFHCLLQKKVRKEYSKCFRQSNCCGGLPSENSHSSTKTSGSRSTARYSSATQSRIRRMWNDTVRKQSESSFISGDINSTSTLNQGMTGNYLLTNPLLRAHDTNNPYNNLLAETIVCNTPSPPAFHSPGQQSLTRSRDASAMDTLPLNGNFNNSYSLRDDDYEDPALRCPSDCSLALDDAAFEKMIISELVQNNLRPRGATRLLARDRGPVLTRANNAADVVPGGCGSGSEDDAIVADVGDASSPPRPAPHPALELLLHPHHREALEAPLLPQRTHSLLYSAQRAARRAPRQQQGEGEEQEGGDEEDRLDEGGRGVATERTVQAEGSPSPNNRDSLYTSMPNLRDSPSPYPPDDEDDLSPASSIRSEADEICHKSMPDLGDGPAPISYYHISRRGISEGCIGPGAPEGCAQPEGDAQRDGQMQLITSL, encoded by the exons GTGCAACAACCGAACGCAGTGCGTTGTCATCACCGGGTCAGACGTCTTTCCGGATCCTTGCCCCGGTACCTACAAGTACCTGGAGGTCCAGTACGAATGTGTCCCCTACA AAGTGGAGCAAAAAG TTTTCATTTGTCCCGGGACCCTGAGGGCCGTGGGGGAGCCCTCCTTCGCGTTCGAGGCGGAGCAGCAGGCAGGCGCGTGGTGCAAAGACCCCCTGCAGGCGGGAGACAAGTTGTACTTCATGCCCTGGACGCCATACCGAACGGACACTCTGATCGAGTACTCGTCGCTGGAGGACTTCCGCAGTGGCCGGCAGACCACCACATACAAGTTGCCCCACCGCGTGGACGGCACCGGGTTCGTGGCGTACGACGGGGCGATCTTCTTCAACAAGGAGCGCACGCGCAACATCGTGAAGTTCGACCTGCGCACGCGCATCAAGAGCGGCGAGGCCATCGTGGCCAACGCCAACTACCACGACACGTCGCCGTACCGCTGGGGCGGCAAGACGGACATCGACCTGGCGGTGGACGAGCAAGGCCTCTGGGTCATCTACGCCACGGAGCAGAACAACGGGCGCATTGTGCTGAGCCAGCTGAACCCGTACACGCTCCGCTTCGAGGCCACGTGGGACACGGCCTACGACAAGCGCTCGGCCTCCAACGCCTTCATGGTCTGCGGCGTGCTGCACGTGGTGCGCTCCACCTACGAGGAGAACGAGAGCGAGGCCAGCAAGAGCCAGATCGACTACATTTACAACACCAAGCTCAGCCAGGGCGAGTACGCCGACGTCCTGTTCCCCAACCAGCAGCAGTACATCGCCGCCGTGGATTACAACCCCCGAGACAACCAGCTGTACGTGTGGAATAATTTTTACATCCTGCGATACGATCTGGAGTTCGGGCCCCCGGATCCTGGCGAAG TGCCCGCCGCCACGGACCAGGTCCTGACCACGGCCTTACCCAGAGTGACCACCGTCaccgcctccgccgccgccaGCACCGGCCCGAGGGGCCCGCCGAACGCCACCGCCCCGGCCGACCCCAGAGAGGGGAGGCCGGTGGACCCGCCAGCGGACCCCCAGGCCACGCCTCAACCCGAACCCGCCGAAGGCCCGGCCTCACCAAAACGCTTCTGCGAAGGAACGGTGCAGCGTGGCATTTCCTGGCCGCAAACTCACCGAGGAGTCAACGTGGAGAGGCCGTGTCCCAAAGGGaccagag GCATCGCGTCCTACCTCTGTACTGCTGCGGGTGGAACCTGGAGCACCAAGGGGCCGGACCTCAGCAACTGCACCTCCCACTGGGTGGCACAGGTGGCTCAGAAG ATCCGCAGCGGAGAGAACGCCGCCAACCTGGCCAACGAGCTGGCCCACCACACTCAGGGTCCGGTGTTCGCCGGGGACGTCAGCTCCAGCGTCCGTCTCATGGAGCAGCTGGTGGACATTCTGGACGCGCAGCTGCAGGAGCTCCAGCCCAAGGAGAAGGACTCGGCCGGGCGCAGCTTCAACAAG GCCATCGTGGACACGGTCGACAACCTCCTGAGGTCGGAGGCCCTGGTGTCCTGGAAGGACATGAATTCCACGGAGCAGACGCACGCTGCCACCATGCTACTCGACACCCTGGAGGAAGGCGCCTTCGTCCTCGCGGACAACCTGATCGAGCCCGCCGTCGTCAAAGTGCCCGCCGAGAATATCC tgctGGACGTTTACGTGCTGAGCACCGACGGCCAGGTCACCGACTTCAGGTTCCCGCAGACCAGCCGAGCGGGAGCCGCCATTCAGCTGACGGCCAACACGGTCAAGCTCAACAGCAAGAACG GTGTGGCCAAGCTGGTTTTTGTGCTCTACAAACACCTGGGCCAGTTTCTCACCGTGGAGAACGCCACCATGAAGCTGAGCACGGAAGTGGGTGGCCAGAACCTCACGCTGACCGTCAACTCGCACATCCTCTCCGCCTCCATCAACAAGGAGTCCAGCCGCGTCTTTGTGTCCGAGCCCATCGTCTTCACCCTGGAGCACCTGGAC ACTGAGCACTACTTTAACCCCAACTGCTCATTCTGGAACTACTCAGAGAGGAGCATGCTGGGATACTGGTCCACCCAGGGCTGTAAGTTGCTGGACACCAATAAGACCCACACCACTTGCTCCTGCAGTCACCTGACCAACTTTGCCATCCTTATGGCCCACCGTGGGAACGTG acacaggAAGAGGGCAGCGTCCACGAGCTGCTGCTGACCGTCATCACGCGCATGGGCATCGCCGTCTCTCTCGTGTGCCTCGCCATCAGCATCTTCACCTTCTGCTTTTTCGGGGGCCTGCAAAGCGACCGCAACACCATCCATAAGAACCTCTGCATCAACCTCTTCCTGGCTGAGCTGATCTTCCTGGTCGGCATCAACATGACCGAGCCGAAG ATTGTGTGCTCGGTAATCGCCGCCTTCCTTCACTTCTTCTTCCTGGCGGCGTTTGTGTGGATGTGCCTGGAGGGGGTGCAGTTGTACCTCATGCTGGTCGAGGTGTTTGAGAGCGAATACTCCCGCAGGAAGTACTACTACGTCTCCGGCTACCTCCTCCCAGCGCTGGTGGTGGGAATTTCAGCCGCCATCGACCACCGGAGCTACGGCACCAAGCGAGC CTGCTGGCTCCGagttgacaatcacttcatctgGAGCTTCATTGGGCCAGTAACGTTTATTATAACG CTCAACCTCATCTTCCTGGTGGTGACCATGTACAAAATGGTGAAGCACTCCACCTCCATGAAGCCCGACTCCAGCCGGCTCGAGAGCATCAG ATCCTGGGTCCTGGGCGCGTTTGGACTGCTGTGCCTGCTGGGACTGACCTGGTCGTTCGGATTGTTCTTCCTGAGCGAGTCGTCGGTGGTGATGGCCTACCTCTTCACCATTTTCAACACAATGCAGGGCatgttcatcttcatcttccacTGTCTTCTTCAAAAGAAG GTTCGTAAAGAGTACAGCAAGTGCTTCCGCCAGTCCAACTGCTGCGGGGGTCTCCCTTCCGAGAACTCGCACAGCTCCACGAAGACCTCCGGCTCGCGCTCTACTGCGCGCTACTCCTCAGCCACGCAG AGTCGGATCAGGAGGATGTGGAACGACACGGTCAGGAAGCAGTCCGAGTCTTCCTTCATCTCAGGGGACATCAACAGCACCTCAACGCTTAACCAAG GGATGACTGGCAACTACCTTCTAACTAACCCCCTCCTCCGAGCCCACGACACTAACAACCCCTATAACAACCTGCTCGCCGAAACCATCGTCTGCAACACGCCCTCGCCCCCCGCCTTCCACTCTCCAG GTCAGCAGTCCCTGACACGCAGCCGGGACGCGAGCGCCATGGACACCCTGCCTCTCAACGGCAACTTCAACAACAGCTACTCGCTCCGCGACGACGACTACGAGGACCCGGCGCTGCGCTGCCCGTCCGACTGCAGCCTGGCCCTGGACGACGCCGCCTTCGAGAAGATGATCATATCCGAGCTCGTGCAGAACAACCTGCGGCCGCGCGGCGCGACTCGGCTCCTGGCCCGGGACCGGGGGCCCGTCCTGACGCGGGCCAACAACGCGGCCGACGTGGTGCCGGGGGGGTGCGGCAGCGGGAGCGAGGACGATGCTATAGTGGCGGACGTGGGGGACGCATCGTCCCCGCCTCGCCCGGCTCCTCACCCCGCCCTGGAGCTGCTGTTGCACCCGCATCACCGGGAGGCGCTAGAAGCCCCCCTGCTGCCGCAGCGGACTCACTCGCTCCTGTACAGCGCGCAGCGTGCTGCGCGTAGGGCGCCGCGGCAACAGCAGGGCGAgggggaggagcaggagggcGGGGACGAGGAGGACAGATTGGACGAAGGAGGAAGAGGCGTGGCCACGGAGAGGACAGTGCAAGCTGAAGGCTCGCCGTCCCCCAACAACAGAGACTCCCTGTACACCAGCATGCCCAACCTGAGAGACTCCCCGTCCCCGTACCCCCCCGACGACGAGGACGACCTGTCCCCCGCCTCCTCCATCCGCAGCGAGGCCGACGAAATCTGCCACAAGAGCATGCCGGACCTGGGCGATGGCCCCGCCCCCATCTCCTACTACCACATCAGCCGCAGGGGCATCAGTGAGGGCTGCATCGGCCCCGGGGCGCCCGAGGGTTGCGCCCAACCCGAGGGAGATGCCCAGAGAGACGGGCAAATGCAGCTCATCACCAGCCTCTGA
- the adgrl2b.1 gene encoding adhesion G protein-coupled receptor L2b.1 isoform X2 has product MARVLGRCPCLHWFLLALALLQCSEAFSRAALPFGLVRRELSCEGYPIDLRCPGSDVIMIETANYGRTDNKICDADPFQMENVNCYLPDAYKIISQRCNNRTQCVVITGSDVFPDPCPGTYKYLEVQYECVPYKVEQKVFICPGTLRAVGEPSFAFEAEQQAGAWCKDPLQAGDKLYFMPWTPYRTDTLIEYSSLEDFRSGRQTTTYKLPHRVDGTGFVAYDGAIFFNKERTRNIVKFDLRTRIKSGEAIVANANYHDTSPYRWGGKTDIDLAVDEQGLWVIYATEQNNGRIVLSQLNPYTLRFEATWDTAYDKRSASNAFMVCGVLHVVRSTYEENESEASKSQIDYIYNTKLSQGEYADVLFPNQQQYIAAVDYNPRDNQLYVWNNFYILRYDLEFGPPDPGEVPAATDQVLTTALPRVTTVTASAAASTGPRGPPNATAPADPREGRPVDPPADPQATPQPEPAEGPASPKRFCEGTVQRGISWPQTHRGVNVERPCPKGTRGIASYLCTAAGGTWSTKGPDLSNCTSHWVAQVAQKIRSGENAANLANELAHHTQGPVFAGDVSSSVRLMEQLVDILDAQLQELQPKEKDSAGRSFNKLQKRERTCRAYMKAIVDTVDNLLRSEALVSWKDMNSTEQTHAATMLLDTLEEGAFVLADNLIEPAVVKVPAENILLDVYVLSTDGQVTDFRFPQTSRAGAAIQLTANTVKLNSKNGVAKLVFVLYKHLGQFLTVENATMKLSTEVGGQNLTLTVNSHILSASINKESSRVFVSEPIVFTLEHLDTEHYFNPNCSFWNYSERSMLGYWSTQGCKLLDTNKTHTTCSCSHLTNFAILMAHRGNVEEGSVHELLLTVITRMGIAVSLVCLAISIFTFCFFGGLQSDRNTIHKNLCINLFLAELIFLVGINMTEPKIVCSVIAAFLHFFFLAAFVWMCLEGVQLYLMLVEVFESEYSRRKYYYVSGYLLPALVVGISAAIDHRSYGTKRACWLRVDNHFIWSFIGPVTFIITLNLIFLVVTMYKMVKHSTSMKPDSSRLESIRSWVLGAFGLLCLLGLTWSFGLFFLSESSVVMAYLFTIFNTMQGMFIFIFHCLLQKKVRKEYSKCFRQSNCCGGLPSENSHSSTKTSGSRSTARYSSATQSRIRRMWNDTVRKQSESSFISGDINSTSTLNQGMTGNYLLTNPLLRAHDTNNPYNNLLAETIVCNTPSPPAFHSPGQQSLTRSRDASAMDTLPLNGNFNNSYSLRDDDYEDPALRCPSDCSLALDDAAFEKMIISELVQNNLRPRGATRLLARDRGPVLTRANNAADVVPGGCGSGSEDDAIVADVGDASSPPRPAPHPALELLLHPHHREALEAPLLPQRTHSLLYSAQRAARRAPRQQQGEGEEQEGGDEEDRLDEGGRGVATERTVQAEGSPSPNNRDSLYTSMPNLRDSPSPYPPDDEDDLSPASSIRSEADEICHKSMPDLGDGPAPISYYHISRRGISEGCIGPGAPEGCAQPEGDAQRDGQMQLITSL; this is encoded by the exons GTGCAACAACCGAACGCAGTGCGTTGTCATCACCGGGTCAGACGTCTTTCCGGATCCTTGCCCCGGTACCTACAAGTACCTGGAGGTCCAGTACGAATGTGTCCCCTACA AAGTGGAGCAAAAAG TTTTCATTTGTCCCGGGACCCTGAGGGCCGTGGGGGAGCCCTCCTTCGCGTTCGAGGCGGAGCAGCAGGCAGGCGCGTGGTGCAAAGACCCCCTGCAGGCGGGAGACAAGTTGTACTTCATGCCCTGGACGCCATACCGAACGGACACTCTGATCGAGTACTCGTCGCTGGAGGACTTCCGCAGTGGCCGGCAGACCACCACATACAAGTTGCCCCACCGCGTGGACGGCACCGGGTTCGTGGCGTACGACGGGGCGATCTTCTTCAACAAGGAGCGCACGCGCAACATCGTGAAGTTCGACCTGCGCACGCGCATCAAGAGCGGCGAGGCCATCGTGGCCAACGCCAACTACCACGACACGTCGCCGTACCGCTGGGGCGGCAAGACGGACATCGACCTGGCGGTGGACGAGCAAGGCCTCTGGGTCATCTACGCCACGGAGCAGAACAACGGGCGCATTGTGCTGAGCCAGCTGAACCCGTACACGCTCCGCTTCGAGGCCACGTGGGACACGGCCTACGACAAGCGCTCGGCCTCCAACGCCTTCATGGTCTGCGGCGTGCTGCACGTGGTGCGCTCCACCTACGAGGAGAACGAGAGCGAGGCCAGCAAGAGCCAGATCGACTACATTTACAACACCAAGCTCAGCCAGGGCGAGTACGCCGACGTCCTGTTCCCCAACCAGCAGCAGTACATCGCCGCCGTGGATTACAACCCCCGAGACAACCAGCTGTACGTGTGGAATAATTTTTACATCCTGCGATACGATCTGGAGTTCGGGCCCCCGGATCCTGGCGAAG TGCCCGCCGCCACGGACCAGGTCCTGACCACGGCCTTACCCAGAGTGACCACCGTCaccgcctccgccgccgccaGCACCGGCCCGAGGGGCCCGCCGAACGCCACCGCCCCGGCCGACCCCAGAGAGGGGAGGCCGGTGGACCCGCCAGCGGACCCCCAGGCCACGCCTCAACCCGAACCCGCCGAAGGCCCGGCCTCACCAAAACGCTTCTGCGAAGGAACGGTGCAGCGTGGCATTTCCTGGCCGCAAACTCACCGAGGAGTCAACGTGGAGAGGCCGTGTCCCAAAGGGaccagag GCATCGCGTCCTACCTCTGTACTGCTGCGGGTGGAACCTGGAGCACCAAGGGGCCGGACCTCAGCAACTGCACCTCCCACTGGGTGGCACAGGTGGCTCAGAAG ATCCGCAGCGGAGAGAACGCCGCCAACCTGGCCAACGAGCTGGCCCACCACACTCAGGGTCCGGTGTTCGCCGGGGACGTCAGCTCCAGCGTCCGTCTCATGGAGCAGCTGGTGGACATTCTGGACGCGCAGCTGCAGGAGCTCCAGCCCAAGGAGAAGGACTCGGCCGGGCGCAGCTTCAACAAG CttcaaaaaagagaaaggaCTTGCAGGGCGTATATGAAG GCCATCGTGGACACGGTCGACAACCTCCTGAGGTCGGAGGCCCTGGTGTCCTGGAAGGACATGAATTCCACGGAGCAGACGCACGCTGCCACCATGCTACTCGACACCCTGGAGGAAGGCGCCTTCGTCCTCGCGGACAACCTGATCGAGCCCGCCGTCGTCAAAGTGCCCGCCGAGAATATCC tgctGGACGTTTACGTGCTGAGCACCGACGGCCAGGTCACCGACTTCAGGTTCCCGCAGACCAGCCGAGCGGGAGCCGCCATTCAGCTGACGGCCAACACGGTCAAGCTCAACAGCAAGAACG GTGTGGCCAAGCTGGTTTTTGTGCTCTACAAACACCTGGGCCAGTTTCTCACCGTGGAGAACGCCACCATGAAGCTGAGCACGGAAGTGGGTGGCCAGAACCTCACGCTGACCGTCAACTCGCACATCCTCTCCGCCTCCATCAACAAGGAGTCCAGCCGCGTCTTTGTGTCCGAGCCCATCGTCTTCACCCTGGAGCACCTGGAC ACTGAGCACTACTTTAACCCCAACTGCTCATTCTGGAACTACTCAGAGAGGAGCATGCTGGGATACTGGTCCACCCAGGGCTGTAAGTTGCTGGACACCAATAAGACCCACACCACTTGCTCCTGCAGTCACCTGACCAACTTTGCCATCCTTATGGCCCACCGTGGGAACGTG gAAGAGGGCAGCGTCCACGAGCTGCTGCTGACCGTCATCACGCGCATGGGCATCGCCGTCTCTCTCGTGTGCCTCGCCATCAGCATCTTCACCTTCTGCTTTTTCGGGGGCCTGCAAAGCGACCGCAACACCATCCATAAGAACCTCTGCATCAACCTCTTCCTGGCTGAGCTGATCTTCCTGGTCGGCATCAACATGACCGAGCCGAAG ATTGTGTGCTCGGTAATCGCCGCCTTCCTTCACTTCTTCTTCCTGGCGGCGTTTGTGTGGATGTGCCTGGAGGGGGTGCAGTTGTACCTCATGCTGGTCGAGGTGTTTGAGAGCGAATACTCCCGCAGGAAGTACTACTACGTCTCCGGCTACCTCCTCCCAGCGCTGGTGGTGGGAATTTCAGCCGCCATCGACCACCGGAGCTACGGCACCAAGCGAGC CTGCTGGCTCCGagttgacaatcacttcatctgGAGCTTCATTGGGCCAGTAACGTTTATTATAACG CTCAACCTCATCTTCCTGGTGGTGACCATGTACAAAATGGTGAAGCACTCCACCTCCATGAAGCCCGACTCCAGCCGGCTCGAGAGCATCAG ATCCTGGGTCCTGGGCGCGTTTGGACTGCTGTGCCTGCTGGGACTGACCTGGTCGTTCGGATTGTTCTTCCTGAGCGAGTCGTCGGTGGTGATGGCCTACCTCTTCACCATTTTCAACACAATGCAGGGCatgttcatcttcatcttccacTGTCTTCTTCAAAAGAAG GTTCGTAAAGAGTACAGCAAGTGCTTCCGCCAGTCCAACTGCTGCGGGGGTCTCCCTTCCGAGAACTCGCACAGCTCCACGAAGACCTCCGGCTCGCGCTCTACTGCGCGCTACTCCTCAGCCACGCAG AGTCGGATCAGGAGGATGTGGAACGACACGGTCAGGAAGCAGTCCGAGTCTTCCTTCATCTCAGGGGACATCAACAGCACCTCAACGCTTAACCAAG GGATGACTGGCAACTACCTTCTAACTAACCCCCTCCTCCGAGCCCACGACACTAACAACCCCTATAACAACCTGCTCGCCGAAACCATCGTCTGCAACACGCCCTCGCCCCCCGCCTTCCACTCTCCAG GTCAGCAGTCCCTGACACGCAGCCGGGACGCGAGCGCCATGGACACCCTGCCTCTCAACGGCAACTTCAACAACAGCTACTCGCTCCGCGACGACGACTACGAGGACCCGGCGCTGCGCTGCCCGTCCGACTGCAGCCTGGCCCTGGACGACGCCGCCTTCGAGAAGATGATCATATCCGAGCTCGTGCAGAACAACCTGCGGCCGCGCGGCGCGACTCGGCTCCTGGCCCGGGACCGGGGGCCCGTCCTGACGCGGGCCAACAACGCGGCCGACGTGGTGCCGGGGGGGTGCGGCAGCGGGAGCGAGGACGATGCTATAGTGGCGGACGTGGGGGACGCATCGTCCCCGCCTCGCCCGGCTCCTCACCCCGCCCTGGAGCTGCTGTTGCACCCGCATCACCGGGAGGCGCTAGAAGCCCCCCTGCTGCCGCAGCGGACTCACTCGCTCCTGTACAGCGCGCAGCGTGCTGCGCGTAGGGCGCCGCGGCAACAGCAGGGCGAgggggaggagcaggagggcGGGGACGAGGAGGACAGATTGGACGAAGGAGGAAGAGGCGTGGCCACGGAGAGGACAGTGCAAGCTGAAGGCTCGCCGTCCCCCAACAACAGAGACTCCCTGTACACCAGCATGCCCAACCTGAGAGACTCCCCGTCCCCGTACCCCCCCGACGACGAGGACGACCTGTCCCCCGCCTCCTCCATCCGCAGCGAGGCCGACGAAATCTGCCACAAGAGCATGCCGGACCTGGGCGATGGCCCCGCCCCCATCTCCTACTACCACATCAGCCGCAGGGGCATCAGTGAGGGCTGCATCGGCCCCGGGGCGCCCGAGGGTTGCGCCCAACCCGAGGGAGATGCCCAGAGAGACGGGCAAATGCAGCTCATCACCAGCCTCTGA